The following are encoded together in the Cicer arietinum cultivar CDC Frontier isolate Library 1 chromosome 2, Cicar.CDCFrontier_v2.0, whole genome shotgun sequence genome:
- the LOC101500598 gene encoding uncharacterized protein, translating into MWNFASHALTSIRMKRSSTEPILSCAECSDDEVCSNASRDEGLECPICWESFNIVENVPYVLWCGHTLCKNCVLGLQWAVMKFPTQQIKIPFFISCPWCHLLSFRFIYKGNMKFPRKNFFLLWMVESLNGDRHKAVSSCVDSQPIWSPKGNLLGSQSTSCSLRRPSISHSSGRLGSNNNNVGVSDGERHYFCLHKSLDFFLHFTSKFPLVIIFLLIAFFVIPCSVVILIIYFLLTIVFAIPSFLVLYFAYPTIQRLVREITT; encoded by the coding sequence ATGTGGAATTTCGCATCACACGCCCTTACAAGCATTAGAATGAAAAGAAGCTCCACAGAGCCAATTCTATCTTGTGCCGAATGCTCAGATGATGAGGTCTGCTCTAATGCCAGCAGAGATGAAGGACTGGAATGCCCAATATGCTGGGAATCTTTCAATATAGTTGAGAACGTGCCTTATGTCTTATGGTGTGGCCACACCCTCTGTAAAAATTGTGTCCTAGGACTTCAGTGGGCTGTGATGAAATTTCCTACCCAACAAATCAAGATTCCGTTCTTCATTTCCTGTCCATGGTGCCACCTACTATCATTCCGGTTCATCTACAAAGGAAATATGAAATTTCCTCGCAAGAATTTTTTCCTTCTTTGGATGGTTGAGAGTCTGAATGGTGATAGGCATAAGGCTGTTTCTTCTTGTGTAGACAGCCAACCAATATGGTCTCCTAAGGGCAACCTTTTGGGAAGTCAAAGTACTAGTTGTAGCCTTAGAAGGCCCTCAATTAGCCATAGTTCTGGACGATTGGGAtctaacaataataatgttGGTGTCAGTGATGGAGAGAGACACTACTTTTGCCTTCATAAATCTCTGGATTTCTTCCTTCACTTTACATCCAAGTTCCCATTGGTCATCATTTTCCTTCTGATAGCCTTTTTTGTAATTCCCTGCAGTGTtgttattttaatcatttacttCCTACTCACTATTGTTTTTGCTATCCCATCATTCCTCGTCTTGTACTTTGCATACCCTACTATCCAGAGATTGGTTAGAGAAATAACTACGTAA